In Miscanthus floridulus cultivar M001 chromosome 8, ASM1932011v1, whole genome shotgun sequence, the sequence AGGCCATAGCTGAACCGTTGTGGTTTGATCTGGGCCATCGGCTGCTGCGGTGCGTCTTGGGAGACGCGGAGAGGCGCGGGCAGCCGGGTTTTATAGCACGAAGGCGGCACCAAGGATGGAAGGAAGAGATCGAGAGGGGGATTCGGGTGGCGGAGGAAAAAGGAAGGTGGCGGCGCTGACGTGTAGGGCCCACCGATCAGCAAGACAAGGGAGCGGGGCCCAGGCGTCAGACAGAGGGAAGGAGAGGAGGGCTGTCACGCGGGTGGCTGCTGGGCCGGGCGGTTAAGCAGGCCGGCTGGGCTTCGGCGCGCGCGGGCCGGCTGGGTGAACCTGGGCTGCGGAGGAGAGTGAGGAGGCTGGGCCAAAAAGAGAGAGGGGTgaggttcttcttcttcttcttttcctaaaTTTCCAAAGCAAGCAATTTTTAAATGCATTTGGATTCATTTTGGAGTTTGGGTTCAAAACACTCAATACAATaaaacatatgcaccaacatgtatgcacaaAAATATTGCTATtccctatgatgaattttaatttttaatgaaaatttttattttcctatatttttatGAGCACGAAAATTCATAATTAAATTATTTTAACCCTATTTTAAAATGTGCAAATTTTAGAGTGTCACATAGATAAGTTGTGCTACAAAGTACTGTGGGGGCATTTATAGATCCAACCCCCAGTTCCAAACACTAGGGGCAGTTATGATGTCACATCTTCGTAAGAAAACAGGGGTGGTTCTATACATTGGGAGACGCCCTAAGTAGGTTTATTATCTCTCTGCCACTTAAGTAGGTGTATTTTGTTTTTCTTAAGAACAATATAATTGCAATCAGACAACGTAACAGAGAGCACACCGATACTAGGGTTGACAAATTGCACCCGTACTTTATAAATAAAAAGAAGATGGACAAATCCACGTCAAACTATATGTTAGTATCAAACATGAGCATGCATCGTTTCTTTTCCCGTGAACGTGTACTATGCATGCAGCATGTCACCATATAATTTAATTAATTGCCTGCGAGGCATATGGTCTTTGTCTCCGGAACAAGTACACCTGCGTCACCTTTGATCTGATCCGATAAGCTAACATAGAATTACGTCGCTCACAGGAACGTCAAGCCCAGATCTGCAATGATGACTCCAGGATCCCAATGCCTTGGCTTGTGCCCAGTTTTCTATTTATTGCTCTCTCTGCGCCGTCGTTCAAGGAGTTTGTTTCTTGTAAGCATGGAAGAGTGAGGAGATTCATCTTGTTAATCCAACTGTAAGTTATATATATACCGCTTATGTTGTGTGCATGATCTCGTCACTTCCATCAGGTAGCTAGTCATGACAAAAGCAAGACCTAGCTTCTTTCTGCACGCGCACGCCCGCATGTACTGATCTACTAGGGTGGTGTTTAAATCTTGGAAGTAAAGTTTATGATGTCAAATTGGGTGTCACATGGGGTTatcgtatggggtgttcggatactaataaaaaaacaaattacagaatccgtcagtaatccgcgggacgaatttattaagcttaattaatccgtcattagcacatgtttactatagcatcacattgtcaaatcatgaactaattaggcttaaaaatttgtctcgcaaattagtcgtaatttatgcaattaattatttttagtctatatttaatactacatgcatgtgtccaaatatttgatgtgataaggagtaaactttagggggaggaactaaacaaggtctaaataaagatttattatatatatgtatatgtacttGTACGGCCCTTTGGATCCCTATAGATAATAGttactccctccgtactaaaaaaataaagttattttgacaaggcttgggtcaaacattgagaatataaatcatgaataacttttaagttgttgagtttggaaatgtgaaagccatataaatagttttgtcttgaaaaatactttcataaaaatatacatatatcactttttgataaatatttttttataaaaataaggagtcaaagtaatactttggagaccgtgtcgctgtctaaatcgactttattttttagtatggatTTCGAGTTACcatcgacgagtaaatttctagtattacgtgtctggctcggatggtgtgcttagaggatgaaagcatctaggcccctagttaggttttggtgattaatgacaatatgagattactatgactaacgtgtgttttgcagaggcaataaaGTTAAGTCaaggtaatgacaattgattgggcaatcattgttgtcatgcccctacgatggaaaatcatttcggttttcaaataatggacgacaaggttaatgatgactagttctaagtgtcgtttgatgttgaagagacatttagagtagtttaggactttatttttcctttggtcatactattaaggagggtatggactagtagcttgacctaggtgagtctagtgggttatgtgtggtgcacacttatcaaatctagcactaggtagctccgaagtagccctaagatcaattggagcaaacttcattcatatatgatttcgagttggaagtgaatggagggtcaaatgttgaccggacgctgattccggtgtgactggacgctggcacagagttcggtcagttcatttgattaagataAAGTCGTCTGGTTGCAACCAGATGTTGaaagaagagtgaccggacgctgggtgccagagtccgatcaactccaaagaggttccagagagggagaattctgatcggacgcgttcggtcagtgttaACCGAACGTTGGTCAGGTTctggttactgaccggacgctgaacagcgaagCGACTGGACtctaggctccagcgtccggtcaacatcagtaaggttctagagagcagttttcgtgaccagacacgtccggccAGTGCTGATCAAACgtaggtcagagtctggtcacaacttaacggctctgtggcggagagaactaaccggagcgtccggtcatcttgaccggagcgtccgatcacccggcAGAGTGCTAACttaggcacataacggttcgttttgaatgaggggatacaaatactttctctattcattcaagggagtactcttacccatttcaacagctaagaaacacccttgagagtaccaagaagagcaagagtctagtgaggtgattgagatttgagaatccaatattaaggcctcattagtgaaaagagagtagcaagtgtggatccacccttctcattagtctttttgtggtcaagtgagagttcttgcttgttattcttggtgatcaccatcaccttgatggcttggtggtgataggaagtttggtgatcatccagcggagcttgtggatgacccaactcaagttgtgagcggttgtgggtgattcaccgcgatggagtatcgaagaatcaacccatagagagcacttgatccttgcatggatcaagggggagctacacccttatgcaggtgctccaatgaggactagtggagagtgacgactctccgatacctcagtaaaacatcaccacgttccttctcctctctttactttaagcatttatatttgagcaattcaattcttatctttacatacttagaattgacatgctagagtaggattggaacttagggtgctaaacttttgtgcagtagatcaatagaatcactttctaggcacaaggggtgaagtgggataagtgtagggtttaattattgcaaagaattttagaattagcccaattcaccccccctattAGGCATTTTGATCCTTTTAGAggatacgaggtttatactggtttgggtagaaagtccctacgtTTAGTtagtcgctgctgctcgtgttactagcattgAATGTTTGTAGTTGGGGTTAtaaacaggtgagagagggataggtcccaagtctctagtgaaaggagtgaaagggtgctgagagctcagttgctgctcTTGTGTGTATTGCATCTGATCGGTTTAGGGTCAGATCGGATCcccttcatgggatgccctgctttctcttttataggtcaagggaaagcacaggttacagtggaggaaaagaTAAGAACGAAAGAGGAGTCCTTCAGGATCATCGAATCCTTCCtatcctttatgcgggtcccactGACCCTATAATGTCAACAAGGATAGCTCCACATCATGGCCCTATCCGTCACTAGTGCCATACGCAGGCCTCGTCTGCCGATCATGGCGTTCCATTATGTCGCAACGAACGTCAATAGCACTAGTACGCCTGACGCTGTTCCtaatgtgaatccttaggtatggcccatcgtggccacgggttacatcggggcatgccgGTCTCTTTCCTTGGTGTTAGCGTTTTGACCCAGGCCTATACgcttagacctagagtggttggcggtggtatgggtctccgtcgggcgagacaAATCTCATGACCTCagagtcgggcgaggcagagcctgcccacagtggtcaagcgaggcggagcacaaacccaagggtcgagcgaggtggatccCACAACCTCtcagtcaggcgaggtggagcccgtccCTAGAGGTCCGATGAGGCAGAGCGTAAactcaagggtcaggcgaggcggagcccgtggcctcggggtcgggcgaggcggagcacggactcaagggtcgggcgaggcaaagcccactcccagaggttgggcgaggcagagcttgagCGCCttagggtcggttggagctgtagtcgcactcttgactgctcaaatgaatcaatgttgatggtcattagctcctcctctttgggtaccctagtattggtccccgagaGTAGACCccaagcctacggaggagtagaatactccttcagaggatTTTCTgaacgggaggactctgagggccttggacttcttttgtcgcccatggCATGACCTGGGGACAGTGATTCCCTTTCATCACGATCGGAccccttgggggtatagcccagaGATTTGGTGGGTCGGAAAAGGTCTTTTCCTGATTTCGACCCCTATGGGGTCTGTCGTTCTACGATCATGCGCTCGATCTCCATGCGAGTcaaactttcctcgagccctcgctaatagcaggggtccggtcgagggtcggctcatctttgtgatcgtcttccCCTAAGCATTTTTCTGATAAAAATAGAGGGGCtaagccatgccatgattttcctctatggacgaatcatggtgctcgatgagctattaatgggctggtctgagtggggccccgacatcccgttcatggggatccagcttgggtcagctagtgactgactctagattctcagcggtcaatccatatagttctggGGTCCGTTCGATCAGTCcaaagggctctctgcctttcttcgaggaaaaaccatggatcgtatctggCCGAGACTCGAACATGGACCGGGATGCCCACGGTGCTTGTGCTCCTGGGTACTAGCCGCTAGCGGGCCTATCTCTTTCCACCCCACTCTAAAGATGCctagagcggttgtcgaacccatcggttggctaacctttgaactcctaggcctaaacGGGCCGTAGGAGTGtctttagctccgtatccctcttacctatgaTGGGTCATGACCCGTTCGGGGAGGCAAAACGTTTGACGAGTTTTCTGAGGGGACGGCCATAGGTTGTGTGCGCACGCCCCATGTTTTCCTAGACGGTAAACGGTAAATGGGCGGTGACCCTCCATTTAGCGTTTAGACTGTGTAGACACCATTTAGACGGTGTCTAAACGGATTAAACGGTTTTGTTACTGTAGCAAGGTTTCAATAGTTttgtatatataattatatatagatGTCAATTTTACATGTAAGATACCTTGCATAATTCCATAAGTCACAGAACATGTACAAAACATGAGAAGGGAAAAGAACATGAGTCACAGAACTGCACATACCTTGCATAATTTGAGTTTCTGAACTTGCATAACTCCATGTCCACTCCTTTGACTCGATATAATCTATGCACATATAGGAGAAAATAAGTACTATGACATGCAAACTAAAGCCACATGCAATATGCCAATATTTGACTCTTTGCAAACTAAAGCCACATGCAGTAATATGAAAGTTCACAAATCAGTTCAGAATTAGGCAATTAGCAGAAGTGGCAAGCATTAGGCAAATCACAAATGGTTCACAAACAACCAACACACAACATAGTTCTTAGTTCTCACAAGGCACAAATAGGACAACATTACACAAATAGTTCACACTCATAATAAAAAAACAAGGCTCTGATCATATCATATGACTTGGAGCAGCTCAATCGTCACTAGTCCTAGCCCCCTCCTCTGCCTCATAGCCTATTGTGACCACATCTTCTTGGTCAGATTCAAACTCAATTTCTTCCTCGTCAATATGATCATCCTTAGGTTCAGGTTCAGAGTATATGTCTTCTTCAATCTCTCTTGGCTGATTCAGTCTTGCACTTCTCCGAAGTAAAGGGACTTCCTCAGCACCACAAGTTTCTACAATTAGCTGCCACGTCAGCCCCGTAACAAGATCAACATCATTGATTTCATCCTCTTCTCCACCTTCCACAATCCACCCTTGAGCATATGTTGCTTCAGTAGCTAGAAGGGAATCCACCTTTTGGTTCTTCTTAGCCTTATCTTTCTTCTGTGCATGGAGAGCATTGAATTGAACAAACACAAGTTGCTCAAGCCTCTCACAAGTGAGCCTGTTCCTTCTTTTAGTATGAATCTACAAAAATTAGATTGTGAAAGGAGTGTATACAACACAAATTTTGAGAATTTGAAGCTCTTCTTTATGAATTAGGATTTAGGATGCTTACCCCTTCATGGCAACTCCAATTTCTTTCACAACCTGATGCACTTGAAGTCAAGGATAGAATTTTGATAGCCATCTTTTGTAGTACTGGTACTTGTGTTCCATAGTTTCCCCACCATTTGGCTgcaaaaaatagaaacaaaaaaattagTGAAACTTGTGCAGCCAGTTACagccaggagcagcagcagccaataGCCAACAAAAAAATTACTAAAACTTGCATACCAGGATTCATGTCAAAGTCCTTACAGCCAGCAGCTACCACTTGTTTTCCAAAATGACCAACACAGTCTTTGAACCTGTGCACCTCCTCATTCAGTACTTGGGCTTGCTTATCATAATCACCATGGTAGAATGTTTCTACAGCTGTTAAGAAGCCATCCATGACTTCCTCAGATTGAAAGATGGAGTCATCATTGTAGCTATAATAAGGGTTCAAGAAATAAGCAGCCTTGTGAAGAGGACTGTCCAGCCTATTTTTCATCTTCACATCAATGATTTGCATGATAGAACTATATAACCCTGCTGCCCTAGGAATGTTTCCAATAGCCACCTTGATGTCTCCCTTGGCCTTAAGGATTTCTCCATAAAGAAATGCCATTGATGGCTTCACATCCCCATCAACCATCCAAAGGACTTTCACCAATGGCTCAAATACCCTCAAGCAAAGTGCAACAGAACTCCAAAAATTTGGCCTCACCAAGGTGGCTGTGGCTTGCACTCCTTTTGCACTCTTGACATGGTTTATCTTCTCCCACTCTTCACTTTGAGACATCTTCCTTAGCTGCTCCTTCTTCTCAAACAAACTCTGCAAGGTGAGAAAGTTGGATGCAAATCTAGTCACGCCTGGCCGAACAATCTCTCTTTTCTTTGTAAACTTCCTCATCAATGCCAAGGTCCTATGGTGTGCATAAATGAAGATTCTCAATGCCTTTGCTTGCTCAATTGTGGTCTTGAACTTCTTCATCTTTCCCATTGCTTCAAGCATCAAATTGATTGTGTGAGTTGCACATGAAGTCCAAAATATTTGAGGCCTCTCTACAGACAATAAATCCTTTGCTGCCATGTTGTTTAAAGCATTATCTGTGACTACTTGAACTATATTGTCAGCCCCAACTTTGTCAATGCAGCTGTTCACATACTGAAAAATGAGTTCTCCAGTGTGGGACTCGGCTGAAACTTCTTTTGACTCAAGAAAGCTTGTACCAATGCTACAATTGACACACATATTCATAATGCTTCTTCGTTTTTGATTAGTCCAAGCATCTGTCATAATGGAGCAACCATTCTTGCTCCATTCTTTCTCATGTGCCTTCAACATCTCCTTTGTATCTTGAACTTCCTCTTGCAGCAGCTTCTCTCTCAACTCATGCTGATAAGGCTTCTTTGCACCCAGCCCAAAGCGATTGGCAGCTTCAATCATTTGATCAAACTCTGTATTATTGATTGCATTGAAAGGTACTCCTAAAAAAGTAAAAAATAATGCAATTCATGGTTAAAAACTTGGAAGTTAGGCAACAAAAATCAAATACTTGCTGCAAAGGCTGAACTGAAACAAACTTACTGCGAACGTACAACCATCTTGCCACATATCTCTTGAACCTATGAAGTCTTTCTTTCTTGACATGCTCACTGATATTAAGCTGATGGAGCTTCTTCCCCTTGGCCAACGAACTAGAGTCCATAGACTTTGTGAAGTTGTCCATAGGACCCATCACACGTGATCCTGAGCCTCCAATCTCATCAAGCCTAGTTTTTTCTTCCGGTTCTGCATCTGACTCAACATCAATTGTAACAGCATCTCTAACctcttgttctttctcccttctaGCCCTTTTAGCTCTCCCAGACTCTTCAATAGCTTTCCTACACTTTGCTTTGTCCTCTTCGGTTGCATTGGGGCATGCACGAACACCTCCTTTCTTGCCGCAAATATGCAATTTGAGCCTATAGATTCCTGCCTTCACAACCTTTGGGCACAGCTTGCACTTGattacattcaaatcatttgaattaatcaaaACCCCATACTCCCACCCCACATCATCAGAATTTCTCTTAAGGGCAGGGGCACGAGCTGGCTCTGGCTGGTCCATGGATGCACGAGTCGATCCGGCAGATGACATCCTGCAAATGGCATGTCATCGACCTTTCAATCAGAGCATAACAGAGCAAGATTGATGCAATTCATGGTGCTAATTCGAAGTAAATGGAATCAGAGCAAGATTGAATCATAACAGAGCAAGATTGATGCATAACAGAGCATAACAAAGCATAACAGAGCAAGATTGATGCATAACAGGGAATCAGAGCAAGATTGAATCAGAGCAAAAGCATAACAGAGCAAGATTGAGAGCAAGATTGAAGTACTTAATCGAGCTAATCAGGAACAACAAGTAAATGCAAGAACGGACAGAGCAATACCTGGGATTGGGAGGCAGTTCGGTCGGAGGAGGCGTCAAGGCTGGAGCTGCTGCTACTTGGAGGCGGCGTCAAGGCTGGAGCTGTTGCTGCTCTGAGGAGGCGTCACGGCTAGAGGAGCTGCTGCTCGGAGGTGGCGTCACGCGCGTAGGACGGAGGCACGACGCGCGCAGGATGGAGCCATGACGCGCGCAGGACGGAGCCGCGACGCCCGCACAGCTGGAAGTTGGCCTCATCGCCGGCGCGCTGGGACGCGCGTGCGCGAGAGCTGGCAGCGGCATGCGTATGAGCTGAGCAGAACGGGGAAATTTCCTCTCAACCCTAGCCTCCGGTACTTGTACCCGGCCCAAAACTTGTCGAGGAGCCCGCCAAGGCGCCAACTCTTCCCGCCGGCTGCTCCCGCCCTGTTCCCTCTTCCCGCCTCCCGCCCGGTTCCCTTCCCGCCTCCCGCCTGCTGCTCCCGCGCATCAATTTGGGTCGCGGCCATCACCTAAACGCCCATTTATTCCCGTTCCAGGCGTCCATTCCCGTTTCCCTGCCGTCCCGTTTAGCCCGTCTTCAACGTTTATTCCCGTTTTTGACCGTCTAAACGGGAAAGCCATTTAACTATCTGCCCAGGCCCTAAACTTCACGGCACCCTGTCGTTTACCGTCTAAACGCGTTTAGACGGCCATTTAAAACTGTTTAGGAAAACATGGTGCACGCCCCACGGCGAGACGTGGTGATAGGTCATGGTAGGCGCGGAGATCTAGGTGGgcagttggtttcctcgcacccgtcgcccctataaaaccaaagggttagccctctaGGTTCCATACGTTGCATCCTTAACCCCATAGCCATGTCACCGCCGCCATCGCTTAGGTTTCCTACCTCCACATCTCCACCGCCGTTGAGCCCGCATCCAtccgcccccacctccaatggatccgtggtgccatTCTGACAtctccttccagcgcatggagggccttatTCATCGTGGTCTTCTCCACATGTAGACCCCAGTCAAGGAGTGGTTGCCGCCCGACGATGAGGATTTTCTATCACCacccgatggctatgtggtgtcattcgcccacttccatgagcatgggcttgTGACCCCACCCACAAATTCAttcgggggctgctgcactactacaagattgagctgcaacatctcaatcccaacaggatctagcacaagatggcattcatcacgctgtgtgagggattcctagggatcagcccccacttcgacTTGTGGAGGCATTTCTTCACCATCAACCTCCataagaagagggagaaaagcggcaagca encodes:
- the LOC136468632 gene encoding uncharacterized protein is translated as MIEAANRFGLGAKKPYQHELREKLLQEEVQDTKEMLKAHEKEWSKNGCSIMTDAWTNQKRRSIMNMCVNCSIGTSFLESKEVSAESHTGELIFQYVNSCIDKVGADNIVQVVTDNALNNMAAKDLLSVERPQIFWTSCATHTINLMLEAMGKMKKFKTTIEQAKALRIFIYAHHRTLALMRKFTKKREIVRPGVTRFASNFLTLQSLFEKKEQLRKMSQSEEWEKINHVKSAKGVQATATLVRPNFWSSVALCLRVFEPLVKVLWMVDGDVKPSMAFLYGEILKAKGDIKVAIGNIPRAAGLYSSIMQIIDVKMKNRLDSPLHKAAYFLNPYYSYNDDSIFQSEEVMDGFLTAVETFYHGDYDKQAQVLNEEVHRFKDCVGHFGKQVVAAGCKDFDMNPGMQVLVIFLLAIGCCCSWL